The Setaria italica strain Yugu1 chromosome IX, Setaria_italica_v2.0, whole genome shotgun sequence genome has a window encoding:
- the LOC101782123 gene encoding dormancy-associated protein 1, with protein sequence MLEKLWDDVVAGPHPETGLEKLRKAATSRPIVIDKDAVAAAGSYKRTQSMPSTPTTPGTPSSSTTPRGGNNVWRSVFHPGSNLATKSMGANLFDRPQPNSPTVYDWLYSDETRSNHR encoded by the exons ATGCTGGAGAAGCTGTGGGACGACGTGGTGGCCGGGCCTCACCCGGAGACGGGGCTCGAGAAGCTCCGCAaggccgccacctcccgcccgATCGTCATCGACAAAG ATGCCGTTGCTGCTGCCGGGAGCTACAAGCGGACGCAGTCGATGCCGTCGACCCCGACGACGCCGgggacgccgtcgtcgtcgacgacgccgCGCGGCGGCAACAACGTGTGGCGCAGCGTGTTCCACCCCGGGAGCAACCTGGCCACCAAGAGCATGGGCGCCAACCTCTTCGACCGCCCGCAGCCCAACTCCCCCACCGTCTACGACTG